One Sagittula stellata E-37 genomic window carries:
- a CDS encoding helicase-related protein, which produces MTNLHAPGEADAPFRVLLDRLAEDLIGPAPLAGPLPDIPSEAFMTGILFPKASRREPSTTPDVGAEVGGKEDKAEIGTAARIETAARPAAAGLSFALATRDGEIPSVSVEVTGARYEDEQEPLADDDHGASRTRRVWWRRAVSTDLPISVDENDELSLSDNGSEGFDGLHLTIVQSRFEHGTPGESARLITVVVYNEGSGLTESLDRYEQNRQALFEFRMTIRADEGSRFIGRPLRSGPDTDDADERSADLLWRDTVEYAVGHTCAAAWHPRDGAVKEVSTAWLPSTRVPDTSALGHVCFESVRDRLAASVLAEGGSETLEVCEALVDSYEVWIKETGKRLRTLDLSAARAEQAKTHLEICRTAARRMRGGIATLRGDADLMMAFQLANATMARQQDWKNLRKPEEQRRTLVWRPFQLGFVLLSAASSVAPDHEDRGIMDLIWFPTGGGKTEAYLLLTAFTIFARRLKRGSEGEGVSTIMRYTLRLLTLQQFERAAAMICAANLEWAERGFDTTRTPISLGLWLGESTTPNRRGDAAKLLDGANLKDVGRPDRLIKCPACDESLDWHSAGDGVEVTCGTDGCEVGEAGPLPIYTNDDDVYDERPSLVIGTADKFAQVARNEKTAALFGAGAYDPPDLIVQDELHLISGSLGTLSGLYETAIDILATRDGHPPKVIGSTATIRSAASQVRALFARRTMQFPPPGIDAGDSAFAVVEKDPKKRGRLYVGASTIGHSKPEMLQAVCGSLLQSASVLDGSERDAAWTLLGYFNSLKELGGSVSLLQVIAPETMRRLAAYRDEPIRPVDTQIEITSRIGSEQIGETLAKLERRHDAVGAIDVALATNMISVGVDVGRLGLMVVDGQPKGVSEYIQATSRVGRDRTDGLVIGLFTAYRPRDRSRFETHATWHSALYRDVEATSVTPFAPRARSRALHAPFVAIAAHRHPELWQAPGRAEGFRLELESIIDEIVLRLGNLGEQEACEAADTREELMKFLDSWCRRDGLSTWWSDKGDASLLMSMEQAVQRRAAGRASRQPKPTPNTLRGVEATVRIDLEGK; this is translated from the coding sequence ATGACCAATCTTCATGCACCTGGCGAAGCCGATGCGCCCTTCCGTGTGCTGCTCGACCGGCTGGCTGAGGACCTAATCGGTCCAGCACCGCTGGCCGGGCCTCTGCCCGATATCCCCTCAGAAGCTTTTATGACAGGGATATTGTTTCCAAAGGCGTCCAGGAGAGAACCCTCGACCACACCCGATGTCGGAGCCGAAGTCGGAGGAAAGGAAGATAAAGCTGAAATCGGAACAGCTGCCAGAATCGAAACTGCGGCACGGCCAGCAGCCGCCGGGCTGTCTTTCGCGCTAGCGACGAGGGATGGGGAAATACCATCCGTATCGGTTGAGGTAACGGGCGCACGGTACGAGGATGAACAAGAACCGCTCGCAGATGATGACCACGGCGCAAGCCGGACACGTCGAGTATGGTGGAGACGGGCCGTTTCTACTGACTTGCCTATCTCAGTCGATGAGAACGATGAACTTAGCCTTTCCGACAATGGATCGGAAGGCTTTGACGGATTGCATCTGACCATCGTCCAGTCGCGGTTCGAACATGGTACGCCGGGCGAGAGCGCGCGTCTAATAACCGTTGTGGTGTACAACGAGGGCTCGGGGCTGACCGAGTCGCTCGATCGGTATGAACAGAACCGCCAGGCTCTTTTCGAATTTCGCATGACAATCCGAGCGGACGAAGGTTCACGGTTTATTGGGCGTCCGTTGCGCAGCGGACCAGACACCGATGATGCCGACGAGCGGTCGGCAGATCTTCTGTGGCGAGATACAGTTGAATACGCGGTGGGACATACTTGTGCCGCGGCTTGGCACCCGCGTGACGGCGCGGTGAAGGAAGTCTCGACAGCTTGGCTTCCATCGACACGCGTCCCAGACACGAGTGCCTTAGGTCATGTCTGTTTTGAAAGTGTCCGCGACCGTCTTGCGGCGAGCGTGTTGGCAGAGGGCGGCTCTGAGACGCTGGAGGTCTGCGAGGCGCTTGTCGACTCCTACGAAGTCTGGATCAAAGAAACGGGAAAGCGCCTCCGGACTCTGGACTTGTCCGCGGCAAGGGCGGAACAGGCTAAAACGCATCTTGAAATATGCCGGACGGCCGCGCGGAGGATGCGCGGCGGAATTGCCACCCTCCGAGGTGACGCCGATCTGATGATGGCGTTCCAGCTTGCCAATGCGACTATGGCGCGACAGCAGGATTGGAAAAACCTTAGAAAACCTGAAGAACAACGCCGAACATTGGTCTGGCGGCCGTTCCAGCTTGGCTTTGTACTTCTCTCGGCAGCCTCGAGCGTTGCACCCGACCACGAGGATCGGGGCATCATGGACCTGATCTGGTTTCCGACCGGCGGTGGCAAGACCGAAGCCTACCTTCTGCTGACCGCGTTCACCATCTTCGCGCGGCGGCTTAAACGAGGCTCAGAGGGTGAAGGCGTCTCGACAATCATGCGCTACACCCTGCGACTTCTGACACTGCAGCAGTTCGAACGCGCGGCGGCGATGATCTGCGCCGCCAATCTCGAATGGGCCGAGCGGGGCTTCGACACCACTCGGACGCCGATTTCTTTGGGGCTCTGGTTGGGAGAGTCTACAACACCCAACAGGCGGGGCGATGCCGCGAAGCTTCTCGACGGAGCGAACCTCAAGGACGTCGGACGACCCGATCGCTTAATAAAGTGTCCCGCGTGCGACGAGAGCCTGGATTGGCATTCTGCGGGCGACGGCGTCGAGGTTACCTGTGGGACGGATGGGTGCGAGGTTGGCGAGGCAGGGCCGCTGCCGATCTATACGAACGACGACGATGTATACGACGAACGTCCGTCGCTGGTCATCGGAACGGCTGACAAGTTCGCGCAGGTGGCACGGAACGAAAAAACGGCGGCTTTGTTCGGTGCAGGCGCCTACGATCCCCCGGACCTAATTGTGCAGGACGAGCTCCATCTAATCTCGGGCTCGCTCGGAACCTTGAGTGGCCTGTACGAGACTGCCATTGACATACTGGCAACCCGCGACGGGCACCCGCCCAAGGTAATTGGCTCGACTGCCACGATCCGGAGCGCTGCATCACAGGTTCGTGCGCTATTTGCTCGTCGGACTATGCAGTTCCCACCGCCTGGCATTGACGCCGGTGATTCCGCCTTTGCCGTCGTCGAGAAAGACCCGAAAAAGCGAGGGCGCCTATATGTCGGTGCATCGACCATTGGGCATTCAAAGCCTGAGATGCTGCAGGCAGTTTGCGGGTCATTGCTGCAGTCGGCTTCAGTGCTAGACGGCAGCGAACGCGACGCCGCGTGGACCCTTCTTGGGTACTTTAACTCGCTCAAGGAACTTGGAGGATCAGTCTCACTTCTTCAGGTTATCGCACCGGAGACGATGAGACGGCTGGCTGCCTATCGAGACGAGCCGATCCGGCCGGTCGACACACAGATCGAAATCACAAGCCGCATCGGGTCCGAACAAATCGGAGAGACGCTGGCAAAGCTTGAGCGGAGGCACGATGCGGTAGGGGCCATCGACGTTGCGCTTGCGACGAACATGATCTCAGTCGGTGTGGATGTCGGGCGGCTGGGTTTGATGGTGGTGGACGGTCAGCCAAAAGGTGTTTCCGAATACATCCAGGCCACTAGTCGGGTTGGTCGCGACCGGACCGATGGGTTGGTCATTGGTCTGTTTACCGCTTACCGCCCGCGCGACAGGAGCCGTTTCGAAACACACGCGACATGGCATTCCGCTCTGTATCGCGACGTTGAAGCGACTTCGGTCACGCCTTTTGCGCCTCGTGCAAGGAGTCGTGCCTTGCATGCGCCTTTCGTGGCCATCGCCGCGCACCGCCACCCCGAGCTTTGGCAGGCTCCAGGCAGGGCAGAGGGTTTCCGACTTGAATTGGAAAGTATCATCGATGAGATCGTATTACGCTTAGGTAACCTCGGCGAGCAAGAAGCCTGCGAAGCTGCCGATACCCGGGAAGAATTGATGAAGTTTCTCGACAGTTGGTGCAGACGCGATGGCCTGTCCACGTGGTGGAGTGATAAAGGTGACGCCTCGCTGCTGATGTCTATGGAGCAGGCCGTGCAACGTCGCGCTGCGGGGCGAGCCTCCCGCCAACCAAAGCCAACGCCGAATACGCTCCGAGGCGTGGAAGCGACGGTGCGCATCGATCTAGAAGGAAAGTAA
- a CDS encoding UvrD-helicase domain-containing protein, with protein sequence MSRIFSDGSLSLTASTDGVGAQSVEDTTLQDEMVHALKRAGVSTAPELAKMIGVEIDDAFHEALAALVEHCVVVRHTTRNTPVYVVAHTAVSVIAGRSLANGSAELNDGLKDDVETLEELLGPPSWRYEASSLDQFVGNAQNVQSDDASAWVAMIERGEDAFLLDGDLSSKPAQLRRLSALTLHWPEHARKELNGPLRIWAGMASSAQTDFSQDRVVALPPDARAVVVAGPGAGKTFTIQRRICRLLESGLNPSAISVIAYSRTAVAELLARVPVIDGEVVDIRTLDSIAGLFVSHATEDIGETDYEGTVRQATTLIARDDRIARRWLDGRRHLIVDEAQDVVGPRRDMLTELIGALPGDCGVTVFGDPAQAIYDYRAREFGHAGPMAIDAILTASGFERFELGGNHRTSRSSLRRLAREGRGIALDAASGHAALSKMRELLYEVSDGPPPESAEARPVAELALFRSHAAAARHAARLGEVGMRVRLSDDGIQLAPAWLGRAMELLQGRGPNAIEEVIRSNPTLPATTKVAEALAVALVDGRYDAKRMAEAVRTGRAPAPEPPIGQIASTIHAAKGREALDVELHLPEPRDGLSDTEAAEEARVLYVGATRARRHLYVAPETGTMRVTKERHWRAAQTGVQVQLRPSDALGMTVLGQPDGHVRAPLLRWRRESGWGVFAEVDDNEVELARFSETFGREIASICAAVQAIPFVPVARGQIRVEWYTIAREKGLEVAPVTDGFVWINFKRQGNP encoded by the coding sequence ATGTCAAGGATATTTTCCGATGGCTCTCTTAGCCTAACGGCCTCAACAGATGGCGTCGGTGCCCAATCGGTGGAGGACACGACACTTCAGGACGAAATGGTCCACGCGCTCAAGCGGGCTGGTGTCTCGACGGCCCCCGAATTGGCCAAAATGATCGGCGTGGAGATAGATGATGCCTTCCACGAGGCGCTCGCAGCGCTTGTGGAGCATTGTGTCGTGGTTCGCCACACCACGCGCAACACGCCGGTCTATGTGGTCGCGCATACAGCGGTCAGCGTCATAGCCGGACGGTCTCTTGCCAATGGGTCTGCCGAATTAAACGACGGTCTGAAAGACGACGTGGAAACGCTTGAAGAGCTGCTGGGTCCACCCTCTTGGCGATATGAGGCCTCCTCGCTCGACCAGTTCGTTGGGAACGCGCAGAACGTACAGTCCGACGACGCCTCGGCTTGGGTCGCGATGATTGAACGCGGAGAAGACGCCTTTTTGCTGGACGGCGACTTGAGTAGCAAGCCTGCTCAACTCCGACGTTTGTCGGCCCTGACCCTGCACTGGCCGGAGCATGCGAGGAAGGAGCTAAACGGACCCTTGCGGATATGGGCAGGTATGGCGTCGTCGGCTCAGACGGATTTCTCTCAGGATCGCGTTGTCGCCCTTCCGCCCGACGCTCGCGCTGTCGTCGTCGCCGGACCAGGCGCTGGCAAGACCTTCACGATCCAGCGACGCATTTGCCGCCTTCTTGAGTCCGGTCTCAATCCCTCAGCCATCTCCGTCATTGCCTATTCACGGACCGCAGTCGCAGAGCTCCTCGCGCGTGTGCCCGTCATAGACGGGGAAGTGGTAGACATCCGCACGCTTGACTCGATCGCCGGCCTGTTCGTCAGCCATGCGACCGAAGACATAGGCGAAACGGACTATGAAGGTACGGTGCGCCAGGCGACTACGCTCATCGCGCGGGACGACCGAATCGCGCGGCGATGGCTGGATGGCCGTCGGCATCTGATCGTAGACGAGGCGCAAGACGTTGTTGGCCCGAGGCGCGATATGCTGACGGAATTAATTGGGGCCTTACCTGGAGACTGCGGCGTCACAGTCTTCGGCGATCCCGCGCAGGCGATCTACGACTACCGCGCGCGTGAATTCGGCCACGCGGGACCGATGGCGATAGACGCGATTCTTACGGCATCCGGGTTCGAGCGGTTTGAACTTGGAGGGAATCACAGGACGAGTCGATCATCGCTTCGACGTCTCGCTCGCGAGGGGCGCGGGATCGCCCTCGATGCCGCATCCGGTCATGCTGCCTTATCGAAGATGCGCGAGCTTCTCTACGAGGTCAGCGATGGGCCGCCGCCTGAGTCTGCGGAGGCCCGGCCCGTTGCTGAACTGGCGTTATTCCGGTCGCATGCGGCGGCCGCTCGTCATGCGGCGCGATTGGGTGAGGTCGGAATGCGGGTGCGCCTTTCCGACGACGGTATCCAGCTGGCACCTGCGTGGCTGGGACGCGCGATGGAGCTGTTACAGGGCCGCGGCCCGAATGCGATAGAAGAAGTCATCCGGAGTAACCCTACCCTGCCCGCTACGACGAAGGTCGCAGAGGCGCTTGCGGTGGCGCTCGTCGATGGACGCTACGATGCCAAGCGTATGGCCGAGGCGGTGCGGACCGGGCGTGCCCCCGCCCCTGAGCCGCCCATTGGACAGATCGCATCCACGATCCACGCAGCGAAAGGAAGAGAGGCACTGGACGTTGAGTTGCATCTGCCGGAGCCTCGCGACGGCTTGTCGGATACCGAGGCTGCCGAGGAAGCTCGCGTTCTGTACGTCGGAGCGACGCGCGCCAGACGCCACCTCTACGTCGCGCCCGAAACCGGCACCATGCGCGTGACGAAAGAGCGACATTGGCGGGCCGCACAAACCGGTGTTCAGGTGCAGTTGAGGCCGTCCGACGCACTCGGGATGACGGTCCTTGGGCAGCCCGATGGCCATGTTCGGGCACCGCTGCTCCGTTGGCGGAGAGAAAGCGGATGGGGAGTTTTCGCAGAGGTTGATGACAACGAGGTAGAGCTGGCGCGCTTCTCCGAAACCTTCGGTCGAGAAATAGCGTCGATCTGTGCGGCCGTGCAAGCGATCCCCTTTGTTCCGGTCGCCAGAGGCCAAATCCGGGTGGAATGGTATACGATTGCCCGGGAAAAAGGCCTAGAAGTGGCGCCCGTCACCGATGGCTTCGTCTGGATTAATTTTAAACGACAGGGGAACCCATGA
- a CDS encoding DEAD/DEAH box helicase family protein, which translates to MNAYLRMAHGVQALRRRVERDHALLGALGVAADPLPHQMANVARILEAPELRHLLADGVGLGKTVQTLMILNALRLQDPDHRTLLVVPDHLIGQWLQELTTRGHCDAAFIDGNTSEDEADVSVRIIKPSSLSVHLRHGSEHYDLLVVDEPQSFTVAQRDTLARARPFAQFIALTATPELGRPEMLHWFVSMLEPLRTATADDPTEVIRRDEVTAAASIRSADEARTAFERDAFGRRICRWSRADLPDYMPRRDYTRANVPTFVREAGLAATARKVLARTVGSDPISRARALHRLGRASRDALAALPKDFYQMPDSADANIGDSRLDALLDFLALIRAEDANARVLVVAGDNDTMARLERILPAYLQSSSEGEQTSIARLARGEQTAADAEAAIRRNVDTIGDFVSGSDDILLLGDWAEAGLNLHHGCETIVLYSCPWTVRSIDQLVGRLDRLRPGAALAAEARKDQGRIRIHAITWAGSPESDVVDGLERLGVFERPTPPMSVERAEKIEKHLGALAAGREAPAALADLELMGGDGTGELAASRLAQYDPHTADAARARHRAMLERKSLPGGLRPSRPEHGARGPEEAELLAWLEALRASSLLDVRTGWKDQSVDGARYGSVWYADLGVKASGATRDLSLELLERRNEGDRRSNPRSGQVAFLHHRRHLSDPPLRMATDREGDARHLHFIDHGDEFHEQLCAAFLNLADTALERDRVPVASVGYPPGHSALSDVRPLLVTAAACSLSLPIDDDARWDGLMHGLNSEDARHLRRYARAGSQADDRWLRLAAPTRLILEGLAINPEGGDLERLPASHVTAILDPRAKTGRLVVGDPVTLPDTIPRLREAAMRRRAKAHAIKPHLPDPGQVARRSELVTAEAHRAKSEAQARAAAFRAQISSDERQARIAEARAMRVEREAEALGAFASRRLERIVGEEKLIDTRVWQVILIPFERI; encoded by the coding sequence ATGAACGCCTACCTGCGCATGGCCCACGGTGTGCAGGCGCTCCGCCGGCGCGTGGAGCGCGACCACGCGCTTCTAGGCGCGCTAGGGGTCGCTGCAGATCCCTTGCCCCACCAAATGGCCAATGTGGCCCGAATTCTGGAGGCGCCCGAGCTGCGGCATCTGCTGGCCGACGGCGTGGGGCTGGGTAAAACCGTGCAGACCCTTATGATCTTAAATGCCCTGCGCCTCCAGGACCCGGACCATCGGACGCTGCTCGTGGTTCCAGACCATCTGATCGGCCAGTGGCTACAGGAGTTGACCACTCGTGGCCACTGCGACGCGGCCTTCATCGACGGCAACACCTCGGAGGATGAGGCCGACGTCTCAGTCAGAATTATCAAGCCATCGTCGTTGTCGGTGCATCTGAGGCATGGGTCCGAACACTACGACCTTCTCGTCGTCGACGAGCCGCAGAGCTTTACAGTCGCACAGCGCGACACCCTAGCCCGCGCCCGACCCTTCGCCCAGTTTATTGCTTTGACGGCGACGCCGGAGCTTGGCCGACCGGAAATGCTGCATTGGTTCGTCTCCATGTTGGAGCCCCTTCGCACCGCTACTGCGGACGACCCAACGGAGGTCATCAGGCGGGACGAGGTGACAGCCGCGGCCTCGATCCGGTCCGCAGACGAGGCTCGAACCGCGTTCGAGCGGGATGCATTCGGTCGACGCATCTGCCGGTGGTCGCGGGCCGATTTGCCAGACTACATGCCACGCCGCGACTACACGCGCGCCAACGTCCCGACTTTCGTCCGCGAGGCCGGTCTTGCCGCCACAGCGCGAAAGGTATTGGCGCGCACCGTCGGCAGCGATCCCATAAGCCGCGCACGGGCGCTCCACCGCCTCGGCCGGGCGTCTCGCGACGCGCTTGCCGCCCTACCCAAAGATTTTTACCAGATGCCTGATAGTGCGGATGCGAACATTGGCGACTCCCGGCTGGACGCGCTGCTCGACTTCTTAGCGTTGATCCGTGCGGAGGATGCTAACGCGCGTGTACTCGTGGTCGCGGGAGACAACGACACGATGGCCCGCCTGGAACGTATCTTGCCCGCCTACCTCCAGAGTTCTTCGGAAGGCGAACAGACAAGCATCGCACGTCTAGCGCGCGGTGAGCAGACCGCGGCCGATGCCGAGGCGGCAATCCGGCGCAACGTCGATACGATCGGCGATTTCGTGAGCGGCTCCGACGACATCCTACTGCTGGGCGATTGGGCCGAAGCCGGGCTAAATCTCCATCATGGGTGCGAGACCATCGTCCTCTATTCCTGCCCTTGGACCGTCCGCAGTATCGATCAGTTGGTCGGTCGTCTGGACCGGCTACGACCGGGCGCGGCGCTGGCGGCGGAGGCGCGAAAGGATCAGGGGCGTATTCGCATACACGCCATCACATGGGCAGGGTCGCCCGAGTCAGACGTCGTCGATGGTCTCGAACGACTAGGAGTATTCGAGCGCCCAACACCTCCGATGAGCGTGGAGCGCGCCGAAAAGATCGAGAAGCACCTCGGCGCGCTGGCCGCGGGCCGGGAAGCACCGGCAGCCTTGGCTGACTTGGAGCTGATGGGTGGGGACGGCACCGGCGAACTGGCAGCCTCCCGCCTCGCGCAGTACGACCCTCACACGGCCGACGCGGCCCGCGCGCGCCATCGCGCCATGTTGGAACGCAAAAGCCTGCCTGGCGGATTGCGGCCGTCGCGACCGGAACACGGCGCGCGCGGCCCAGAAGAGGCCGAGCTTCTTGCCTGGCTGGAGGCGCTCCGGGCGTCGAGCCTTTTAGACGTGAGGACAGGATGGAAGGACCAATCGGTAGACGGCGCACGCTACGGCAGTGTATGGTACGCGGACCTCGGCGTGAAAGCCTCCGGCGCAACGCGTGACTTATCGTTGGAACTGCTCGAGCGTCGGAACGAAGGCGACCGACGTTCCAATCCACGATCCGGTCAGGTCGCTTTTCTACACCACAGACGCCATCTTTCCGACCCTCCGCTCAGGATGGCCACGGACCGCGAAGGTGACGCCCGCCACTTGCACTTCATAGACCACGGCGACGAATTTCATGAACAGCTTTGCGCCGCGTTCCTGAATCTGGCCGATACCGCGCTCGAACGGGACAGAGTTCCGGTGGCCTCGGTGGGATATCCGCCCGGTCATTCCGCGCTGTCCGACGTTCGCCCCCTTCTTGTGACGGCAGCGGCATGCAGCCTGTCGCTGCCAATTGACGACGACGCCCGGTGGGACGGGCTGATGCACGGCCTGAATAGCGAGGACGCGCGCCATCTGCGTCGCTACGCTCGCGCCGGCTCACAGGCCGACGATCGCTGGCTGCGCCTCGCTGCGCCGACCCGGCTTATCCTGGAAGGACTGGCCATCAACCCTGAGGGGGGCGATCTTGAGCGGTTGCCGGCGTCCCACGTCACAGCCATTCTTGATCCACGTGCTAAGACAGGGAGGCTCGTAGTGGGCGATCCCGTAACGCTGCCGGACACCATCCCCCGACTTCGGGAGGCCGCGATGCGTAGGCGGGCCAAGGCCCACGCCATCAAGCCGCACCTACCCGATCCGGGGCAGGTCGCACGCAGATCCGAACTGGTGACGGCGGAAGCGCACCGCGCGAAAAGTGAGGCGCAAGCGCGCGCAGCTGCTTTCCGTGCGCAGATTTCGTCCGACGAACGGCAGGCGCGCATCGCGGAAGCACGCGCCATGAGGGTGGAACGCGAGGCCGAGGCGCTGGGGGCTTTCGCATCGCGACGGCTCGAAAGGATTGTGGGGGAGGAGAAGCTGATTGATACGAGAGTTTGGCAGGTGATCCTGATTCCATTCGAGCGGATTTGA
- a CDS encoding ATP-binding protein: protein MAEAAHIDDEGFDDAEIFVGKDVLELLSSSMYVNPLSIFREYIQNATDAVDDAVAAGLLASSNDGLIEINLDHIDRRVVIRDNGTGLANQTFARRMLSFGASDKRGTDARGFRGVGRLSALGYVQQLVFRSRAKGDTKVLEATWDGRVVKRMLASNDRDSDLRSIVREAVTLKRLEPDDYPAHFFEVELIKPRRIANDRLLNEIEIESFVSQVCPCPFSPEFSFGEEIADLLSQHGRAGKAYRIHINGSEEPVYRPYRDHVEYSDTKRASLRSLKTFKIESIDGEPAAVGWLIHHDYQGAIPAAQGVRGLRARVGNIQVGHDRLFLEIFPEDRFCSWTIGEVHVLDGRVVPNGRRDEFESNAHLDNIIAHLRPVGAEVARECRVSSQKRNRLKTFELAADKVYEKLDVLKQGAISDRFAKSIRAEIGTLLSEMRKAVEFDLFEDVDRRAMRSRLTTIEKAVDAHARKAEGDIFEHLPERKRATYKEVFDLIYDCSVNQVTAKSLIDRMLDRLSRS, encoded by the coding sequence ATGGCTGAGGCGGCGCATATCGATGACGAAGGCTTTGACGATGCAGAAATCTTCGTCGGCAAGGACGTGTTGGAGCTTCTTAGCAGCTCCATGTATGTCAATCCGCTCTCCATCTTCCGCGAGTACATTCAGAACGCCACCGATGCCGTCGATGATGCGGTAGCTGCCGGACTTCTTGCTTCCAGTAACGACGGCCTTATCGAGATTAATCTCGATCACATCGACCGCCGAGTTGTGATCCGCGACAACGGCACGGGTTTGGCCAATCAGACCTTCGCCAGGCGAATGCTCTCCTTTGGCGCAAGTGATAAACGAGGCACGGACGCACGTGGGTTTCGAGGCGTCGGCCGCCTTTCTGCGCTCGGTTATGTTCAGCAGCTTGTGTTCCGCTCGCGCGCCAAGGGCGACACGAAGGTTCTCGAGGCCACGTGGGACGGACGCGTTGTTAAGCGCATGCTGGCATCCAATGATAGGGACTCCGACCTGCGCTCCATTGTTCGAGAGGCGGTGACGCTTAAGCGTCTGGAACCCGACGACTATCCAGCGCATTTCTTCGAGGTCGAGCTCATCAAACCGCGCCGTATCGCCAATGACAGACTGCTCAACGAGATTGAGATCGAGAGCTTCGTGAGCCAGGTTTGCCCCTGTCCGTTTTCGCCCGAATTCTCTTTCGGTGAGGAGATCGCTGATCTGCTCTCTCAGCATGGCCGCGCTGGCAAGGCGTACCGAATTCACATCAACGGATCAGAGGAGCCGGTCTACCGGCCCTATCGCGACCATGTCGAATACTCAGACACGAAGCGCGCTTCGCTGCGCAGCCTGAAGACCTTCAAGATTGAGAGCATCGATGGCGAGCCGGCCGCTGTGGGCTGGCTCATCCATCATGACTACCAGGGTGCGATTCCCGCGGCACAGGGAGTCCGGGGTTTGCGCGCTCGTGTTGGCAATATCCAAGTAGGCCATGATCGCCTGTTCCTAGAGATATTCCCTGAGGATCGCTTCTGTTCTTGGACCATTGGAGAGGTTCACGTACTAGATGGTCGTGTCGTGCCGAACGGCCGCCGCGACGAATTCGAGAGCAACGCACATCTCGACAATATTATCGCTCACCTAAGACCTGTTGGCGCAGAAGTGGCGCGCGAGTGCCGTGTCTCCTCACAAAAACGAAACCGCCTCAAGACATTCGAGCTCGCGGCCGACAAGGTCTACGAGAAACTTGATGTCCTTAAGCAAGGGGCGATTTCGGATCGGTTTGCCAAATCAATCAGAGCTGAGATCGGCACGCTTCTCTCCGAAATGAGAAAAGCTGTGGAGTTTGATCTTTTCGAGGATGTTGATCGTCGTGCAATGCGGTCACGCCTTACAACGATCGAGAAGGCAGTCGATGCCCATGCGAGGAAAGCAGAAGGCGACATTTTTGAGCACCTGCCTGAACGCAAAAGAGCCACCTACAAGGAAGTCTTTGATCTGATTTACGATTGTTCAGTCAACCAAGTGACAGCGAAGAGCCTCATCGATCGTATGCTTGACCGGCTATCAAGGTCCTAG